A single genomic interval of Helianthus annuus cultivar XRQ/B chromosome 13, HanXRQr2.0-SUNRISE, whole genome shotgun sequence harbors:
- the LOC110901681 gene encoding uncharacterized protein LOC110901681, giving the protein MNIEKRSKANNDRPQAKKMNPEIESDDDFEGPISTLIKINKNRKRLVVEESSEDDDFVKPPPKKKKDEKKEDKRKSKIQTKKHSKKVQQPKTEHREFFKYSNEAILLRCQPNSYMDTVRRFSKKQIDDVRDMGFGSILDININHISTRLAYWLARNFDEKFDKLNVEKHQIKITSDTVYEVFRILKGPKKVEIIADKRKVKKQEKIEKSQEPGNAVRVGAKRENYPWLNCKYNGKSKRRRESV; this is encoded by the exons ATGAATATTGAGAAAAGAAGCAAAGCAAACAACGACAGACCACAAGCGAAGAAGATGAATCCAG AAATAGAAtctgatgatgactttgaaggACCAATATCAACTCTGATAAAAATTAACAAGAATAGAAAGAGATTGGTGGTTGAAGAAAGTTCAGAAGATGATGACTTTGTTAAGCCACCcccaaaaaagaaaaaagatgAGAAGAAAGAAGATAAGAGGAAATCAAAGATACAGACAAAAAAACATTCAAAAAAGGTGCAACAACCTAAAACAGAACATAGGGAGTTCTTCAAATACAGCAATGAAGCAATACTGCTGAGATGCCAACCTAACTCATATATGGATACTGTTAGAAGATTTTCAAAAAAACAGATTGATGATGTGAGGGATATGGGGTTTGGATCTATTCTGGATATCAATATCAACCATATTTCAACACGATTGGCATATTGGCTAGCGAGAAACTTTGATGAGAAGTTCGATAAGCTAAACGTAGAAAAACACCAAATAAAAATAACATCGGACACAGTTTACGAGGTATTTAGAATACTAAAGGGTCCAAAGAAGGTTGAAATAATAGCCGATAAGAGAAAAGTCAAAAAGCAAGAGAAAATTGAAAAAAGTCAAGAACCGGGAAATGCTGTCCGAGTGGGGGCAAAACGCGAGAATTACCCATGGCTTAATTGCAAATACAATGGAAAATCAAAGAGACGAAGGGAGtctgtttaa
- the LOC110899305 gene encoding uncharacterized protein LOC110899305 isoform X1: MGNSSSQPLPVDTSFKLPSALPSWPLGEGFASGIIDLGGLQVCQITSFTKIWSNNDVTFFEPSPIPNGFSMLGCHCQSNNTPLFGWVLAGKDVSGGTLAAPVDYTLVWSSNNSFYVWLPTPPEGYKSVGYTITTLPSKPSLDKIRCVRADLTDETEVDALLWSSSGVNVYGLRPKVRGRQALGVSVGTFIISKNGDDTSLLSLSCLKNNNFENLTSFMPNLAQIDALVKEYSPRFYFHPKETYFPASTKWYFTNGVQLYHTGEESNPIPVNPTGSNLPQGGSNDGTYWLDLPVDEAERERVKKGDLQSCEAYLHVKPMLGATFTDLAIWVFYPFNGPATAKVGLVNVPLGRVGEHIGDWEHVTLRVSNFNGLLYRVYFAQHSGGVWVDTTSLEFFDASNNFAAYPSLNGHATYPAPGLVLQGNDVAGIRNDTAKSDNFYNVKERYSVMAAEYINDVSELPWVNFTRKWGPKITYDVGTEIENVQSSVDGTLASPIGSLLGLIPREFSSEDGPTGPKMKVDWDGDER, from the exons ATGGGGAACTCCTCATCTCAACCTCTTCCTGTTGACACAAGCTTCAAGCTTCCTTCTGCCTTGCCATCTTGGCCACTAG GGGAAGGTTTTGCTAGTGGAATAATTGATCTTGGAGGACTTCAAGTTTGCCAGATAACATCTTTCACCAAAATTTGGTCCAATAATGATGTCACGTTCTTTGAGCCATCACCCATACCAAATGGTTTTTCCATGCTTGGATGCCATTGCCAATCCAATAACACCCCACTTTTTGGTTGGGTTCTCGCCGGAAAAGATGTTTCCGGCGGAACCCTAGCTGCTCCAGTAGACTACACTCTAGTCTGGAGCAGTAACAATTCATTTTATGTCTGGCTACCAACCCCACCGGAGGGTTATAAGTCAGTAGGCTACACCATCACTACCTTGCCTAGCAAACCTTCACTGGATAAAATCCGGTGTGTTCGAGCCGATCTAACCGATGAAACCGAAGTAGATGCATTGTTATGGAGTTCTAGTGGTGTGAATGTGTATGGGTTAAGGCCAAAAGTTAGGGGGAGACAAGCTCTAGGGGTGTCTGTAGGTACATTCATAATTAGCAAAAATGGAGATGATACAAGTTTATTATCTCTTTCTTGTTTAAAGAATAATAACTTTGAGAACTTGACTTCTTTCATGCCAAATTTAGCTCAAATTGATGCCCTGGTTAAAGAATATTCTCCAAGAttttattttcaccctaaagAAACCTACTTTCCTGCTTCTACAAAATGGTATTTCACCAATGGGGTTCAACTCTACCACACAGGAGAAGAATCAAACCCTATCCCAGTCAATCCCACCGGCTCGAACCTTCCTCAAGGTGGTTCGAACGATGGCACTTACTGGCTGGACCTGCCGGTTGATGAAGCTGAGAGAGAAAGGGTCAAGAAAGGTGACTTGCAAAGCTGTGAGGCTTATCTTCATGTCAAACCAATGCTTGGAGCCACATTTACCGATCTAGCCATATGGGTTTTTTACCCTTTTAATGGCCCAGCAACTGCTAAAGTAGGGTTGGTAAATGTCCCTCTAGGAAGGGTTGGTGAACATATAGGTGATTGGGAGCATGTGACCCTAAGGGTTAGCAATTTTAATGGACTTTTATATCGTGTTTATTTCGCACAACATAGTGGAGGGGTGTGGGTGGACACCACTTCCCTAGAGTTTTTCGATGCGAGTAACAACTTCGCAGCTTACCCATCTCTAAATGGCCATGCAACATACCCGGCCCCAGGACTTGTACTACAAGGAAACGATGTGGCTGGTATTAGAAACGATACTGCAAAAAGTGACAATTTTTATAACGTAAAGGAAAGATATTCAGTCATGGCAGCCGAATACATCAATGATGTAAGCGAGCTACCATGGGTGAATTTCACAAGAAAATGGGGTCCTAAGATAACGTATGATGTAGGAACGGAGATTGAAAACGTACAAAGCTCAGTGGACGGAACTTTGGCATCGCCAATTGGAAGCTTGCTTGGCCTCATACCGAGGGAATTTTCTAGTGAGGATGGACCTACCGGACCTAAAATGAAGGTTGATTGGGATGGTGATGAACGGTAA
- the LOC110899305 gene encoding uncharacterized protein LOC110899305 isoform X2: protein MGNSSSQPLPVDTSFKLPSALPSWPLGEGFASGIIDLGGLQVCQITSFTKIWSNNDVTFFEPSPIPNGFSMLGCHCQSNNTPLFGWVLAGKDVSGGTLAAPVDYTLVWSSNNSFYVWLPTPPEGYKSVGYTITTLPSKPSLDKIRCVRADLTDETEVDALLWSSSGVNVYGLRPKVRGRQALGVSVGTFIISKNGDDTSLLSLSCLKNNNFENLTSFMPNLAQIDALVKEYSPRFYFHPKETYFPASTKWYFTNGVQLYHTGEESNPIPVNPTGSNLPQGGSNDGTYWLDLPVDEAERERVKKGDLQSCEAYLHVKPMLGATFTDLAIWVFYPFNGPATAKVGLVNVPLGRVGEHIGDWEHVTLRVSNFNGLLYRVYFAQHSGGVWVDTTSLEFFDASNNFAAYPSLNGHATYPAPGLVLQGNDVAGTEIENVQSSVDGTLASPIGSLLGLIPREFSSEDGPTGPKMKVDWDGDER, encoded by the exons ATGGGGAACTCCTCATCTCAACCTCTTCCTGTTGACACAAGCTTCAAGCTTCCTTCTGCCTTGCCATCTTGGCCACTAG GGGAAGGTTTTGCTAGTGGAATAATTGATCTTGGAGGACTTCAAGTTTGCCAGATAACATCTTTCACCAAAATTTGGTCCAATAATGATGTCACGTTCTTTGAGCCATCACCCATACCAAATGGTTTTTCCATGCTTGGATGCCATTGCCAATCCAATAACACCCCACTTTTTGGTTGGGTTCTCGCCGGAAAAGATGTTTCCGGCGGAACCCTAGCTGCTCCAGTAGACTACACTCTAGTCTGGAGCAGTAACAATTCATTTTATGTCTGGCTACCAACCCCACCGGAGGGTTATAAGTCAGTAGGCTACACCATCACTACCTTGCCTAGCAAACCTTCACTGGATAAAATCCGGTGTGTTCGAGCCGATCTAACCGATGAAACCGAAGTAGATGCATTGTTATGGAGTTCTAGTGGTGTGAATGTGTATGGGTTAAGGCCAAAAGTTAGGGGGAGACAAGCTCTAGGGGTGTCTGTAGGTACATTCATAATTAGCAAAAATGGAGATGATACAAGTTTATTATCTCTTTCTTGTTTAAAGAATAATAACTTTGAGAACTTGACTTCTTTCATGCCAAATTTAGCTCAAATTGATGCCCTGGTTAAAGAATATTCTCCAAGAttttattttcaccctaaagAAACCTACTTTCCTGCTTCTACAAAATGGTATTTCACCAATGGGGTTCAACTCTACCACACAGGAGAAGAATCAAACCCTATCCCAGTCAATCCCACCGGCTCGAACCTTCCTCAAGGTGGTTCGAACGATGGCACTTACTGGCTGGACCTGCCGGTTGATGAAGCTGAGAGAGAAAGGGTCAAGAAAGGTGACTTGCAAAGCTGTGAGGCTTATCTTCATGTCAAACCAATGCTTGGAGCCACATTTACCGATCTAGCCATATGGGTTTTTTACCCTTTTAATGGCCCAGCAACTGCTAAAGTAGGGTTGGTAAATGTCCCTCTAGGAAGGGTTGGTGAACATATAGGTGATTGGGAGCATGTGACCCTAAGGGTTAGCAATTTTAATGGACTTTTATATCGTGTTTATTTCGCACAACATAGTGGAGGGGTGTGGGTGGACACCACTTCCCTAGAGTTTTTCGATGCGAGTAACAACTTCGCAGCTTACCCATCTCTAAATGGCCATGCAACATACCCGGCCCCAGGACTTGTACTACAAGGAAACGATGTGGCTG GAACGGAGATTGAAAACGTACAAAGCTCAGTGGACGGAACTTTGGCATCGCCAATTGGAAGCTTGCTTGGCCTCATACCGAGGGAATTTTCTAGTGAGGATGGACCTACCGGACCTAAAATGAAGGTTGATTGGGATGGTGATGAACGGTAA